The following coding sequences lie in one Arachis hypogaea cultivar Tifrunner chromosome 4, arahy.Tifrunner.gnm2.J5K5, whole genome shotgun sequence genomic window:
- the LOC112796301 gene encoding uncharacterized protein gives MKTLFWFVFVSVVASAWLPLSECFKKPAGLARKEDIPYIKCQVCEILAKQLHQQVKNKQAEIAPKKISEYEIIEITENVCNLKKVEADWILRFDIVEKEDRLELVEHDSEGQCNSECKTIERACQEVIGYSDTDVAEYLYSSKPDADSLYKYLCRDLTKACSTKPPPVPKDRIPGEAFVAKSDKEAEMEKLLKSMEGMPGAPGMKMYSRDDLMNMKNLGDEDAEEEEEDEDEDDGDAAFPGKLGKVLREKEKGKSDWKQTIRKGITDTTVTLKKHADRVSNRLRQWWRAKKTSSKKGTKGAKSEL, from the exons atgaagacattgttttGGTTTGTGTTTGTTTCAGTGGTGGCTTCAGCATGGTTGCCACTCTCAGAGTGTTTCAAAAAACCCGCAGGGCTTGCTAGGAAAGAGGACATTCCGTACATAAAGTGCCAAGTTTGTGAGATTCTCGCTAAGCAGTTGCACCAGCAGGTGAAGAACAAGCAAGCTGAGATCGCTCCCAAAaag ATCTCGGAGTATGAGATCATTGAGATAACAGAGAACGTTTGTAATCTTAAGAAGGTAGAAGCGGATTGGATATTGCGCTTTGATATTGTGGAGAAAGAAGATAGGCTTGAG TTAGTTGAGCATGACTCTGAAGGACAGTGCAATTCTGAGTGCAAGACAATCGAGCGAGCATGTCAGGAG gTTATAGGGTATTCGGATACAGATGTTGCTGAATATCTATATAGTTCCAAGCCTGATGCTGATTCATTGTACAAATATCTCTGTAGAGACCTTACTAAAGCATGCAGCACCAAACCACCCCCTGTCCCTAAG GACAGAATCCCTGGTGAAGCTTTTGTTGCTAagtctgataaggaggctgaaaTGGAAAAGCTACTAAAATCTATGGAG GGCATGCCAGGAGCACCTGGCATGAAAATGTACTCAAGGGATGATTTAATGAACATGAAAAACCTTGGTGATGAAGATgccgaagaggaagaggaagatgaagatgaGGATGATGGCGATGCTGCTTTTCCTGGAAAATTG GGAAAAGTTctgagagaaaaggaaaaggggaaAAGTGACTGGAAACAAACGATCAGAAAAGGAATCACAGATACGACTGTGACGCTGAAGAAACATGCAGACCGAGTTTCCAATCGCTTAAGACAGTGGTGGAGGGCAAAGAAAACAAGTTCAAAGAAGGGAACAAAAGGAGCCAAGTCTGAACTTTAG